One window of Treponema denticola genomic DNA carries:
- a CDS encoding Smr/MutS family protein, whose translation MTKNFGDILDEWDKITGKPYGKKQIKKDEHSNKTKQSIRIKEENKKKINPMEMWLRRYGVEDKDAQESLNHIDYARERKILRDMRCEDEIDLHGMTCDEAESALNVFFENSIRRGLKKILIIHGKGNHSGGGAVLAPFVRSYLEKHKRAGETGHPKNADGGTGSTWVILK comes from the coding sequence ATGACTAAAAATTTCGGCGACATCTTGGACGAGTGGGATAAAATAACGGGAAAGCCCTACGGAAAAAAGCAAATAAAAAAAGATGAACATTCAAATAAAACGAAGCAATCAATCAGAATAAAAGAAGAAAATAAAAAAAAGATAAACCCCATGGAAATGTGGTTAAGACGCTATGGTGTAGAAGATAAGGATGCACAAGAGTCCTTGAACCATATAGACTATGCAAGGGAACGAAAAATACTGCGGGATATGAGATGTGAGGACGAAATCGATTTACACGGCATGACCTGCGATGAAGCCGAATCCGCTTTAAATGTTTTTTTTGAAAATTCCATACGCCGCGGTCTAAAAAAAATTCTAATTATTCATGGCAAGGGAAACCACTCCGGCGGAGGTGCCGTCTTGGCTCCCTTTGTCCGCAGCTATCTTGAAAAGCATAAAAGGGCAGGCGAAACCGGTCATCCTAAAAATGCAGACGGCGGCACCGGTTCCACTTGGGTTATATTAAAATAG
- a CDS encoding tetratricopeptide repeat protein, whose product MVKINKIICISILIFLISSCSKLDVARLNFLSGYIAWKQNDWNKAASKFFKSIDLSEEIEDVKIKDYSDFAIGSIYLMQNEDASALSRFEAINENTDKNLDSYIYYQKGIIAFKNHEYENAVRLFKKSLELKPDSVDAKINFELSMRYQKKEKEKLPNSKSAAVIEDKETDLSEKTILNLIRKKEKEQWQKKEQENKQPQAFDY is encoded by the coding sequence ATGGTAAAAATAAATAAAATAATCTGTATAAGTATCCTTATTTTTTTGATATCCTCATGCAGTAAACTGGATGTGGCTAGACTTAATTTTCTTTCGGGATATATTGCATGGAAACAGAATGATTGGAATAAGGCTGCATCAAAATTTTTTAAATCGATAGACTTAAGTGAAGAAATTGAAGATGTAAAAATAAAAGACTATTCGGACTTTGCAATCGGCTCCATCTACCTTATGCAAAATGAAGATGCTTCGGCTCTTTCCCGTTTTGAAGCGATCAATGAAAATACTGATAAAAATTTGGATTCCTATATTTATTATCAAAAAGGAATAATAGCATTTAAAAATCATGAATATGAAAACGCTGTAAGGCTTTTTAAAAAATCTTTGGAGCTTAAGCCTGATAGTGTTGATGCTAAGATTAATTTCGAGCTGAGTATGCGTTACCAAAAAAAAGAAAAAGAAAAGCTTCCTAATTCTAAAAGTGCTGCCGTTATTGAAGATAAGGAAACCGATTTATCGGAAAAGACGATTTTAAATTTAATACGAAAAAAGGAGAAAGAGCAATGGCAAAAGAAAGAGCAAGAAAACAAGCAGCCTCAGGCATTCGATTATTAA
- a CDS encoding vWA domain-containing protein yields the protein MISFENSVYLFFILFLLPVWFIFYINLKKIKKAYSGLENTKKIIKKAKIRALFFSAAWIFLILGLACPLWGSKPVSVRRRGVSVMFVSDISKSISLQDIQPSRIAVQRQFLKILLERMHKTSPESAVGLVITKGEGVLSVPLSFEKNALSSAIDALSPLILSSTGTNLEAGVLRALDSFGENRGNSKIIVLCTDGGETSGSLLHAAEKIKKTDAILIIVGFGTLEETKIKVLDEKGNTQLKDARLEEAFLQKAASIAGGESMYISALGSGSIESILKIIDTGVEGVEKMVYIQEPVKRNFEMLLLAFIFLCLGGGSFYGKNK from the coding sequence ATGATAAGTTTTGAAAATTCGGTCTACTTGTTTTTTATCCTGTTTTTGCTTCCTGTTTGGTTTATTTTTTATATAAACTTAAAAAAGATAAAAAAAGCTTATTCAGGCTTGGAAAATACAAAAAAGATAATCAAAAAGGCAAAAATAAGAGCCTTGTTTTTTTCCGCTGCATGGATTTTTTTGATTTTGGGCTTGGCCTGTCCGCTTTGGGGCTCCAAACCCGTTTCAGTAAGGCGAAGGGGAGTATCGGTTATGTTTGTTTCCGATATTTCAAAAAGTATAAGCCTTCAAGATATTCAGCCCAGCCGGATTGCCGTACAAAGACAGTTTTTAAAAATATTGCTTGAAAGAATGCATAAAACCTCACCTGAGTCTGCAGTAGGGCTTGTAATTACAAAGGGCGAGGGAGTTTTATCGGTGCCTTTAAGCTTTGAAAAAAATGCCCTATCCTCTGCAATAGATGCCTTATCTCCCTTAATTCTTTCTTCTACAGGCACGAACCTTGAAGCCGGCGTCTTACGGGCATTGGATTCTTTTGGAGAAAACAGGGGAAACTCAAAAATAATAGTTTTATGCACGGACGGCGGGGAAACCTCAGGCTCTCTTTTACATGCTGCAGAAAAAATAAAAAAGACGGATGCAATTTTAATTATTGTGGGCTTCGGTACTCTTGAAGAAACTAAAATAAAAGTTCTTGATGAAAAGGGAAATACCCAATTAAAGGATGCAAGATTGGAAGAGGCCTTTTTGCAAAAGGCTGCAAGTATAGCAGGAGGTGAAAGTATGTATATCTCGGCTTTGGGTTCCGGGTCTATAGAAAGTATCTTAAAAATAATAGATACCGGTGTAGAGGGAGTTGAAAAAATGGTTTATATACAGGAGCCTGTAAAAAGGAATTTTGAAATGCTTTTACTTGCTTTTATTTTTTTATGTTTAGGCGGGGGCTCATTTTATGGTAAAAATAAATAA
- a CDS encoding VWA domain-containing protein encodes MISFNHPLMLLLILFFFLFLILKKSGLVASPELKLNLVNWKGFFPKKNKLMEFGNLLCYLFWYCGIIFLIIALSEPVIFKNKQVYTDAGSSIMFLLDISPSMAAKDMNGETRIAAAKKIIRKFVAKYPGDSFGLTALSSSAALILPPTIDHKVFLSRLDSLSIGELGDGTAIGMGLAVSSAYMTRTKLNSSYIVLLTDGENNTGEINPKTAAEVLVNKNIGFYVIGIGSSGYTTLEYTDRKTGKTYSGSIFSKFDEVELKKIAQYGNGKYASASSPEILEDIFNTISKQVPAAQSNFTQIIEENLYVYFLSASIFSFVLVWLLRRIFMRVYL; translated from the coding sequence ATGATTAGCTTTAACCATCCCCTTATGCTTTTATTGATTTTATTTTTTTTCTTGTTTCTTATATTAAAAAAAAGCGGCCTTGTTGCAAGCCCCGAATTAAAATTAAATTTGGTTAATTGGAAGGGCTTTTTTCCTAAAAAAAATAAGCTTATGGAATTCGGGAATCTCTTATGTTACCTTTTTTGGTATTGCGGAATTATTTTTTTAATAATAGCCCTGTCGGAACCTGTTATTTTTAAAAACAAACAGGTTTATACCGATGCCGGAAGTTCCATTATGTTTTTGTTGGACATAAGTCCTTCTATGGCAGCAAAGGATATGAACGGAGAAACGAGGATCGCAGCTGCAAAAAAAATTATAAGAAAATTTGTTGCAAAGTATCCCGGGGATTCTTTCGGCTTGACGGCTCTTTCAAGTTCTGCAGCTCTTATTCTTCCGCCTACGATCGACCATAAGGTATTTTTATCCCGCCTCGATTCTTTGAGTATAGGAGAATTAGGAGATGGAACTGCAATCGGCATGGGGCTTGCGGTTTCTTCCGCCTATATGACAAGGACTAAGCTGAACTCTTCATACATTGTTTTACTTACCGATGGTGAAAATAATACCGGCGAAATTAATCCGAAAACTGCGGCTGAAGTTTTAGTAAATAAAAACATCGGCTTTTATGTTATAGGGATAGGAAGCTCGGGATATACTACCTTGGAGTACACCGATCGAAAAACGGGAAAAACTTACTCTGGGTCTATTTTTTCCAAATTTGATGAGGTTGAGCTAAAAAAAATAGCTCAATACGGAAACGGAAAATATGCCTCCGCTTCTTCACCCGAAATACTTGAAGATATATTTAACACAATATCCAAGCAGGTGCCTGCTGCACAGTCTAATTTTACTCAGATTATCGAGGAAAATTTATATGTGTACTTTTTATCGGCTTCAATTTTTTCATTTGTGCTTGTGTGGCTTTTGCGCCGAATTTTTATGAGGGTATATCTATGA